One genomic region from Hirundo rustica isolate bHirRus1 chromosome 5, bHirRus1.pri.v3, whole genome shotgun sequence encodes:
- the DLC1 gene encoding rho GTPase-activating protein 7 isoform X2 — protein MHHPVKAPLRRSFSDHIRDSTARALDVIWKNTRDRRLAEIEAKEACDWLRAAGFPQYAQLYEDLLFPIDIALVKREHDFLDRDAIEALCRRLNTLNKCAVMKLEISPHRKRSEDSDEDEPCAISGKWTFQRDSKRWSRLEEFDVFPPKPDLNIPSPEAPHLTNAASRESVLTDLSERQEVASILSISSTSSHQPTLQSEASTTRTNSVVSVCSSSNFVANDDSFSSLPSPRELNSFSFNTKANEKNAKSKTKSLLKRMESLKIKSSHHGKSKAPSKLGLIISGPILQEGMDEDKLKQLNCVEISTLNGNHINFPMVRKRSVSNSTQTSSSSSQSETSSAVSTPSPVTRTRSLSAYNKRVGMYLEGFDPFNQSTFSDVMEQNFKNRGSFAEDTVFFIPEDHKPGTFPKALSNGNFSPTESNTSVNWRTGSFHGHGHLTLQRENSGDSSKGMGKRRNSSSSMSSRLSIYDNVPGSILYSSTSDLADLENEDIFPELDDILYHVKGMQRIVNQWSEKFSDEGDSDSALDSISPCPSSPKQIHLDVDNDRRTPSDLDSTGNSLNETEEPTGIQDRRDSGVGASLTRSSRHKLRWHSFQSSHRPSLSSASLQINCQSVAQMNLLQKYSLLKLTALLEKYTPSNKHGFSWAVPKFMKRIKVPDYKDRNVFGVPLQVNVQRTGQPLPQSIQQAMRYLRNHCLDQVGLFRKSGVKSRIQALRQMNENSTDSVNYEGQSAYDVADMLKQFFRDLPEPLMTNKLSETFLQIYQYVPKDQRLQAIKAAIMLLPDENREVLQILLYFLSDVTAAVKENQMTPTNLAVCLAPSLFHLNTLKRENSSPRVMQRKPSLGKPDQKDLNENLAATQGLAHMIAECKKLFQIPEEMSRGRNSYTEQDLRPLSLEELRGSSSNTEPSDYHCYLQDCVDDLLKEMKEKFKGWVSCSTSEQAELAYKKVCEGPPLRLWKTTIEISATPEDVLNRLLKEQHLWDEDLIESKVIEPLDSQTDIYQYVQNSMAPHPARDFVVLRTWRTNFPKGACVLLATSVDHDRAPVAGVRVNVLLSRYLIEPCGSGKSKLTYMCRIDLRGHMPDWYTKSFGHLCASEVVKIRDSFSQQNPESKEVKSR, from the exons AGTGAAGATTCAGATGAAGATGAACCTTGTGCAATAAGTGGCAAATGGACTTTTCAGAGGGACAGCAAGAGGTGGTCTCGGCTTGAAGAGTTTGATGTCTTCCCTCCAAAACCGGACTTGAACATCCCGTCCCCAGAAGCTCCTCACCTGACGAACGCAGCAAGCCGGGAGAGTGTGCTCACAGACCTCAGCGAACGCCAGGAGGTGGCTTCTATTCTGAGcatcagcagcaccagcagccacCAACCAACGCTGCAGAGTGAGGCATCTACCACCAGGACAAACTCGGTAGTGAGTGTTTGCTCATCGAGCAATTTTGTAGCCAACGATGACTCATTCAGCAGCCTGCCCTCGCCCAGGGAGCTGAATAGCTTCAGCTTCAACACAAAAGCCAATGAGAAGAACGCCAAGTCCAAAACAAAGAGCCTGCTCAAGAGAATGGAGAGTCTTAAAATCAAGAGTTCTCACCATGGCAAGAGCAAAGCTCCTTCAAAGCTTGGCCTCATTATTAGCGGGCCAATCCTGCAGGAGGGCATGGATGAAGATAAACTGAAACAACTTAACTGTGTGGAGATTTCCACCCTCAACGGCAATCACATCAACTTCCCTATGGTACGAAAGAGGAGCGTCTCCAATTCCACCcagaccagcagcagcagtagtcAGTCTGAGACAAGCAGTGCTGTCAGCACGCCCAGTCCTGTCACACGAACACGCAGCCTCAGTGCCTACAATAAAAGGGTGGGCATGTATCTGGAAGGCTTTGACCCCTTCAATCAGTCAACGTTCAGCGATGTGATGGAGCAGAACTTCAAGAACCGGGGCAGTTTTGCAGAAGACACAGTGTTTTTTATCCCCGAGGATCATAAGCCCGGCACTTTTCCCAAAGCACTCTCCAATGGCAACTTCTCCCCTACAGAAAGCAACACCTCCGTGAACTGGAGGACAGGGAGTTTCCATGGACACGGCCACCTCACCCTCCAGAGGGAGAAcagtggtgacagctccaaagGCATGGGAAAAAGGCGCAACTCCTCCAGTTCAATGAGCAGCCGCCTGAGTATTTATGACAATGTGCCAGGTTCAATCCTGTATTCCAGTACAAGTGACCTGGCTGACCTAGAAAATGAAGACATATTCCCAGAACTAGACGACATCCTATACCATGTCAAAGGGATGCAGAGAATAGTGAACCAGTGGTCAGAGAAGTTCTCAGATGAAGGGGACTCTGACTCAGCACTCGACTCCATCTCCCCATGTCCTTCCTCTCCAAAGCAGATTCACCTTGATGTAGATAATGATCGAAGAACACCAAGTGACCTTGACAGTACAGGGAATTCGCTGAATGAAACGGAAGAGCCCACGGGGATTCAGGACAGGAGAGACTCTGGGGTTGGTGCATCGCTGACACGTTCCAGCAG GCACAAGCTAAGGTGGCACAGCTTCCAGAGTTCCCACCGGCCCAGCCTCAGCTCGGCATCACTGCAGATCAACTGCCAGTCTGTGGCACAGATGAACCTGCTGCAAAAGTACTCTCTCCTGAAGCTGACTGCTCTCCTGGAGAAGTACACACCTTCCAACAAGCATGGTTTCAGCTG GGCAGTACCAAAATTTATGAAAAGAATAAAGGTGCCAGATTATAAAGACCGAAATGTCTTTGGAGTACCACTGCAAGTGAATGTGCAGCGCACGGGGCAGCCTCTCCCCCAGAGCATTCAGCAAGCCATGCGGTACCTCCGCAACCACTGTCTGGATCAG GTTGGACTGTTTAGGAAATCTGGAGTCAAATCAAGAATTCAGGCTTTGCGTCAAATGAATGAGAATTCCACAGACAGTGTCAACTACGAAGGCCAGTCTGCCTATGATGTAGCAGACATGTTAAAGCAATTCTTCCGTGATCTCCCTGAGCCTCTCATGACGAACAAACTCTCCGAGACCTTCTTACAGATATACCAGT ATGTGCCAAAGGATCAGCGTCTCCAGGCTATCAAGGCTGCCATTATGCTTTTACCTGATGAGAACAGGGAGGTCCTCCAGATTCTTCTCTATTTCCTGAGTGATGTCACAGCTGCAGTGAAGGAAAACCAGATGACACCAACAAACCTGGCCGTCTGTTTAGCACCTTCCCTCTTCCACCTGAACACTCTCAAAAGAGAGAATTCTTCCCCAAG GGTGATGCAAAGGAAACCAAGCCTGGGCAAACCAGATCAAAAGGACCTAAATGAAAATCTGGCTGCAACCCAAGGGCTAGCTCATATGATTGCTGAATGCAAGAAACTCTTTCAG ATACCGGAAGAAATGAGCAGGGGTCGGAACTCGTACACGGAGCAGGACCTGCGTCccctcagcctggaggagctccggggcagcagcagcaacacgGAGCCCTCCGACTACCACTGCTACCTCCAGGACTGCGTGGATGACTTGCTCAAGGAGATGAAGGAGAAGTTTAAAGGCTGGGTCAGCTGCTCCACATCAGAGCAAGCAGAGCTGGCATACAAGAAG GTATGTGAAGGTCCCCCCCTCCGATTATGGAAGACTACCATTGAAATCTCAGCTACACCAGAGGATGTTTTAAATCGTTTACTTAAGGAGCAGCATCTTTGGGATGAAGATCTTATAGAGTCAAAAGTAATTGAGCCTTTGGATAGCCAGACAGATATATACCAGTATGTCCAGAACAGCATGGCACCTCACCCAGCCAGGGACTTCGTAGTCTTAAG aACATGGAGGACAAACTTCCCCAAAGGAGCCTGTGTGCTTCTAGCAACCTCAGTGGACCATGACCGGGCTCCTGTGGCAGGTGTTAGGGTCAATGTGCTCCTGTCGAGGTACCTGATTGAGCCCTGCGGGTCAGGAAAATCGAAACTTACCTACATGTGCAGAATTGATTTAAG GGGCCACATGCCAGACTGGTACACCAAGTCTTTCGGACACTTGTGTGCATCAGAAGTTGTTAAGATACGAGACTCTTTCAGTCAGCAGAATCCTGAGAGCAAGGAAGTAAAATCCAGGTGA
- the DLC1 gene encoding rho GTPase-activating protein 7 isoform X3 has product MILTQIEAKEACDWLRAAGFPQYAQLYEDLLFPIDIALVKREHDFLDRDAIEALCRRLNTLNKCAVMKLEISPHRKRSEDSDEDEPCAISGKWTFQRDSKRWSRLEEFDVFPPKPDLNIPSPEAPHLTNAASRESVLTDLSERQEVASILSISSTSSHQPTLQSEASTTRTNSVVSVCSSSNFVANDDSFSSLPSPRELNSFSFNTKANEKNAKSKTKSLLKRMESLKIKSSHHGKSKAPSKLGLIISGPILQEGMDEDKLKQLNCVEISTLNGNHINFPMVRKRSVSNSTQTSSSSSQSETSSAVSTPSPVTRTRSLSAYNKRVGMYLEGFDPFNQSTFSDVMEQNFKNRGSFAEDTVFFIPEDHKPGTFPKALSNGNFSPTESNTSVNWRTGSFHGHGHLTLQRENSGDSSKGMGKRRNSSSSMSSRLSIYDNVPGSILYSSTSDLADLENEDIFPELDDILYHVKGMQRIVNQWSEKFSDEGDSDSALDSISPCPSSPKQIHLDVDNDRRTPSDLDSTGNSLNETEEPTGIQDRRDSGVGASLTRSSRHKLRWHSFQSSHRPSLSSASLQINCQSVAQMNLLQKYSLLKLTALLEKYTPSNKHGFSWAVPKFMKRIKVPDYKDRNVFGVPLQVNVQRTGQPLPQSIQQAMRYLRNHCLDQVGLFRKSGVKSRIQALRQMNENSTDSVNYEGQSAYDVADMLKQFFRDLPEPLMTNKLSETFLQIYQYVPKDQRLQAIKAAIMLLPDENREVLQILLYFLSDVTAAVKENQMTPTNLAVCLAPSLFHLNTLKRENSSPRVMQRKPSLGKPDQKDLNENLAATQGLAHMIAECKKLFQIPEEMSRGRNSYTEQDLRPLSLEELRGSSSNTEPSDYHCYLQDCVDDLLKEMKEKFKGWVSCSTSEQAELAYKKVCEGPPLRLWKTTIEISATPEDVLNRLLKEQHLWDEDLIESKVIEPLDSQTDIYQYVQNSMAPHPARDFVVLRTWRTNFPKGACVLLATSVDHDRAPVAGVRVNVLLSRYLIEPCGSGKSKLTYMCRIDLRGHMPDWYTKSFGHLCASEVVKIRDSFSQQNPESKEVKSR; this is encoded by the exons AGTGAAGATTCAGATGAAGATGAACCTTGTGCAATAAGTGGCAAATGGACTTTTCAGAGGGACAGCAAGAGGTGGTCTCGGCTTGAAGAGTTTGATGTCTTCCCTCCAAAACCGGACTTGAACATCCCGTCCCCAGAAGCTCCTCACCTGACGAACGCAGCAAGCCGGGAGAGTGTGCTCACAGACCTCAGCGAACGCCAGGAGGTGGCTTCTATTCTGAGcatcagcagcaccagcagccacCAACCAACGCTGCAGAGTGAGGCATCTACCACCAGGACAAACTCGGTAGTGAGTGTTTGCTCATCGAGCAATTTTGTAGCCAACGATGACTCATTCAGCAGCCTGCCCTCGCCCAGGGAGCTGAATAGCTTCAGCTTCAACACAAAAGCCAATGAGAAGAACGCCAAGTCCAAAACAAAGAGCCTGCTCAAGAGAATGGAGAGTCTTAAAATCAAGAGTTCTCACCATGGCAAGAGCAAAGCTCCTTCAAAGCTTGGCCTCATTATTAGCGGGCCAATCCTGCAGGAGGGCATGGATGAAGATAAACTGAAACAACTTAACTGTGTGGAGATTTCCACCCTCAACGGCAATCACATCAACTTCCCTATGGTACGAAAGAGGAGCGTCTCCAATTCCACCcagaccagcagcagcagtagtcAGTCTGAGACAAGCAGTGCTGTCAGCACGCCCAGTCCTGTCACACGAACACGCAGCCTCAGTGCCTACAATAAAAGGGTGGGCATGTATCTGGAAGGCTTTGACCCCTTCAATCAGTCAACGTTCAGCGATGTGATGGAGCAGAACTTCAAGAACCGGGGCAGTTTTGCAGAAGACACAGTGTTTTTTATCCCCGAGGATCATAAGCCCGGCACTTTTCCCAAAGCACTCTCCAATGGCAACTTCTCCCCTACAGAAAGCAACACCTCCGTGAACTGGAGGACAGGGAGTTTCCATGGACACGGCCACCTCACCCTCCAGAGGGAGAAcagtggtgacagctccaaagGCATGGGAAAAAGGCGCAACTCCTCCAGTTCAATGAGCAGCCGCCTGAGTATTTATGACAATGTGCCAGGTTCAATCCTGTATTCCAGTACAAGTGACCTGGCTGACCTAGAAAATGAAGACATATTCCCAGAACTAGACGACATCCTATACCATGTCAAAGGGATGCAGAGAATAGTGAACCAGTGGTCAGAGAAGTTCTCAGATGAAGGGGACTCTGACTCAGCACTCGACTCCATCTCCCCATGTCCTTCCTCTCCAAAGCAGATTCACCTTGATGTAGATAATGATCGAAGAACACCAAGTGACCTTGACAGTACAGGGAATTCGCTGAATGAAACGGAAGAGCCCACGGGGATTCAGGACAGGAGAGACTCTGGGGTTGGTGCATCGCTGACACGTTCCAGCAG GCACAAGCTAAGGTGGCACAGCTTCCAGAGTTCCCACCGGCCCAGCCTCAGCTCGGCATCACTGCAGATCAACTGCCAGTCTGTGGCACAGATGAACCTGCTGCAAAAGTACTCTCTCCTGAAGCTGACTGCTCTCCTGGAGAAGTACACACCTTCCAACAAGCATGGTTTCAGCTG GGCAGTACCAAAATTTATGAAAAGAATAAAGGTGCCAGATTATAAAGACCGAAATGTCTTTGGAGTACCACTGCAAGTGAATGTGCAGCGCACGGGGCAGCCTCTCCCCCAGAGCATTCAGCAAGCCATGCGGTACCTCCGCAACCACTGTCTGGATCAG GTTGGACTGTTTAGGAAATCTGGAGTCAAATCAAGAATTCAGGCTTTGCGTCAAATGAATGAGAATTCCACAGACAGTGTCAACTACGAAGGCCAGTCTGCCTATGATGTAGCAGACATGTTAAAGCAATTCTTCCGTGATCTCCCTGAGCCTCTCATGACGAACAAACTCTCCGAGACCTTCTTACAGATATACCAGT ATGTGCCAAAGGATCAGCGTCTCCAGGCTATCAAGGCTGCCATTATGCTTTTACCTGATGAGAACAGGGAGGTCCTCCAGATTCTTCTCTATTTCCTGAGTGATGTCACAGCTGCAGTGAAGGAAAACCAGATGACACCAACAAACCTGGCCGTCTGTTTAGCACCTTCCCTCTTCCACCTGAACACTCTCAAAAGAGAGAATTCTTCCCCAAG GGTGATGCAAAGGAAACCAAGCCTGGGCAAACCAGATCAAAAGGACCTAAATGAAAATCTGGCTGCAACCCAAGGGCTAGCTCATATGATTGCTGAATGCAAGAAACTCTTTCAG ATACCGGAAGAAATGAGCAGGGGTCGGAACTCGTACACGGAGCAGGACCTGCGTCccctcagcctggaggagctccggggcagcagcagcaacacgGAGCCCTCCGACTACCACTGCTACCTCCAGGACTGCGTGGATGACTTGCTCAAGGAGATGAAGGAGAAGTTTAAAGGCTGGGTCAGCTGCTCCACATCAGAGCAAGCAGAGCTGGCATACAAGAAG GTATGTGAAGGTCCCCCCCTCCGATTATGGAAGACTACCATTGAAATCTCAGCTACACCAGAGGATGTTTTAAATCGTTTACTTAAGGAGCAGCATCTTTGGGATGAAGATCTTATAGAGTCAAAAGTAATTGAGCCTTTGGATAGCCAGACAGATATATACCAGTATGTCCAGAACAGCATGGCACCTCACCCAGCCAGGGACTTCGTAGTCTTAAG aACATGGAGGACAAACTTCCCCAAAGGAGCCTGTGTGCTTCTAGCAACCTCAGTGGACCATGACCGGGCTCCTGTGGCAGGTGTTAGGGTCAATGTGCTCCTGTCGAGGTACCTGATTGAGCCCTGCGGGTCAGGAAAATCGAAACTTACCTACATGTGCAGAATTGATTTAAG GGGCCACATGCCAGACTGGTACACCAAGTCTTTCGGACACTTGTGTGCATCAGAAGTTGTTAAGATACGAGACTCTTTCAGTCAGCAGAATCCTGAGAGCAAGGAAGTAAAATCCAGGTGA